A part of Pungitius pungitius chromosome 15, fPunPun2.1, whole genome shotgun sequence genomic DNA contains:
- the LOC119208696 gene encoding pituitary adenylate cyclase-activating polypeptide type I receptor-like — MRSHVGGVKGCNTEWDEIGCWLTAEVGQAVNKSCSEVFQHFSSDQGYVYRNCTPRGWSEVFPPYDQVCVFSDDSEQESETSYLSTFRRVYTVGYATSLISLISAIVVFTAFRKFRCTRNYIHVNLFSSFVLRASAVFIKDTVLFADETLDHCSVSTTACKSAVAFFQFSILANYFWLLVEGMYLQTLLALTFVSQRKYFWWYILIGWGLPSTVLILWVLTRFFYDDRGCWDDTDDVAIWWIIKGPITASLLINIVIFINVIRILVQKLQSSTTAGNNDTGHFMRLAKSTLFLIPLFGMHYTVFAFLPENTGVAARLYIELGLGSFQGFVVALLYCFMNGEVQSELRRLLWKCRSQNHLTSAKRSVTQVTVEARGGLRRPPSAGNVSSV, encoded by the exons GATGTAACACGGAGTGGGACGAGATCGGCTGCTGGCTGACAGCTGAAGTCGGGCAGGCAGTCAACAAATCCTGCTCGGAGGTCTTCCAGCATTTCTCCAGCGATCAAG GGTACGTCTACAGGAACTGCACGCCTCGTGGATGGTCAGAAGTGTTCCCCCCCTACGACCAGGTCTGCGTTTTCAGCGACGACAGCGAGCAGGAATCCGAG ACGAGTTACCTCTCCACGTTCAGGCGGGTTTACACCGTGGGCTACGCCACCTCGCTCATCTCCCTCATCTCGGCCATAGTGGTGTTCACCGCCTTCAG GAAATTCCGCTGCACTAGAAACTACATCCACGTcaacctcttctcctccttcgtCCTGAGAGCCAGCGCCGTCTTCATCAAGGACACGGTGCTGTTCGCCGACGAGACTCTGGACCACTGCTCCGTGTCCACG ACGGCGTGCAAGTCGGCCGTGGCTTTCTTCCAGTTCAGCATCCTGGCCAATTACTtctggctgctggtggagggCATGTATCTGCAGACCCTGCTGGCCCTGACTTTCGTCTCTCAGAGGAAATACTTCTGGTGGTACATTTTGATCGGATGGG GGCTCCCATCAACAGTTCTTATACTTTGGGTGTTGACCAGATTCTTCTATGATGACAGAGG TTGCTGGGACGACACAGACGACGTTGCTATTTGGTGGATTATTAAAGGGCCGATAACCGCATCGCTGCTG ATCAACATCGTCATCTTCATCAACGTAATCCGGATCCTGGTTCAAAAGCTCCAATCTTCAACCACAGCGGGGAACAATGACACCGGGCACTTTAT GAGACTGGCCAAATCCACGCTGTTCCTCATCCCTCTGTTTGGGATGCACTACACGGTGTTTGCCTTCCTGCCCGAGAACACGGGCGTCGCGGCCAGGCTCTACATCGAACTGGGCCTGGGATCCTTTCAG GGTTTCGTGGTGGCGCTGCTCTACTGTTTCATGAACGGGGAG GTCCAATCAGAGCTGCGCAGGTTGCTGTGGAAGTGTCGCAGTCAAAATCACCTCACGTCGGCCAAGCGAAGCGTCACCCAGGTGACGGTGGAAGCGCGCGGGGGCCTCAGGCGGCCTCCTTCTGCCGGAAACGTCTCCTCAGTCTGA
- the LOC119208640 gene encoding pituitary adenylate cyclase-activating polypeptide type I receptor isoform X1, producing MRSYLLTAIFLLPLVASESEHCIIKREHEKCMESMMLRNPAEDLDLVCPWEWDNLTCWQSASVGQVVVVNCPELFHAFMDPEDEMGRISRNCTEEGWSEPFPHYVDVCLFYDNATKPDTYFASVKALYTVGYSTSLVSLTTAMVILCRFRKLHCTRNFIHMNLFVSFILRAISVFIKDGVLYAQEDSDHCFVHTVACKAVMIFFHYCVMSNYFWLFIEGLYLFTLLVETFFPERRYFYWYTIVGWGTPTICVTVWAVLRLHFHDTGCWDTNENTALWWVIKGPVVASIMINFVLFVGIIIILVQKLQSPDIGGNESSIYLSCAQKCFSEPTQAVQHSCRMSELSTITLRLARSTLLLIPLFGIHYTVFAFSPEDVSKRERLVFELGLGSFQGFVVAVLYCFLNGEFLPEGAVGDQEEMAQLDGEPVLCRGPEAAEAPVAGQQRRERRHSAVDPQQEQLPDTDVQPAGGERQHRPPDLSV from the exons gtggCCTCAGAGTCCGAGCACTGTATTATCAAGCGGGAACATGAGAAGTGCATGGAGAGCATGATGCTGCGCAACCCCGCCGAGGACCTTGATTTAG TGTGTCCGTGGGAGTGGGACAACCTGACCTGCTGGCAGTCGGCCAGCGTCGGCCAAGTCGTGGTGGTCAACTGCCCGGAGCTCTTCCACGCCTTCATGGACCCCGAGGACG agatgGGGAGGATCAGTCGGAactgcacagaggaaggatggtCTGAGCCTTTCCCTCACTACGTGGACGTCTGCCTCTTCTACGACAACGCCACTAAACCC GACACCTACTTTGCCTCGGTCAAGGCGTTGTACACGGTGGGCTACAGCACATCCCTGGTGTCCCTCACCACAGCCATGGTCATCCTCTGCAGGTTCAG gaAGCTCCACTGCACCAGGAACTTCATCCACATGAACCTGTTCGTGTCCTTCATCCTGCGAGCCATCTCGGTCTTCATCAAGGACGGCGTGCTGTACGCCCAGGAGGACAGCGACCACTGCTTCGTACACACA GTGGCGTGTAAAGCAGTGATGATTTTCTTCCATTACTGTGTCATGTCCAACTACTTCTGGCTGTTCATTGAGGGTCTCTATCTCTTTACTCTGCTGGTGGAGACTTTCTTTCCCGAGCGACGTTACTTCTACTGGTACACCATCGTAGGATGGG GAACTCCCACCATCTGTGTCACCGTCTGGGCAGTTCTGAGGCTCCACTTTCACGACACGGG gtGCTGGGATACAAATGAGAACACCGCCCTCTGGTGGGTGATCAAAGGACCGGTGGTGGCTTCCATCATG ataAACTTTGTCCTCTTCGTTGGGATAATCATCATACTGGTGCAGAAGCTGCAGTCCCCGGACATCGGAGGGAACGAATCCAGCATTTACCT CAGCTGTGCTCAGAAATGCTTCAGTGAGCCCACACAGGCTGTTCAGCATTCGTGCAGGATGTCAGAGTTATCCACCATCACACT gcgtcTGGCGCGCTCGACCCTCCTGCTCATCCCCCTGTTCGGGATCCACTACACCGTGTTCGCATTCTCACCCGAAGACGTGAGCAAGAGGGAGAGACTGGTCTTTGAACTGGGACTGGGATCCTTCCAG ggCTTTGTCGTAGCTGTTCTTTATTGTTTCCTCAACGGAGAG TTTCTCCCTGAAGGTGCAGTCGGAGATCAAGAGGAAATGGCGCAGCTGGACGGTGAACCGGTACTTTGCCGTGGACCTGAAGCAGCAGAGGCACCCGTCGCTGGCCAGCAGCGGCGTGAACGGCGGCACTCAGCTGTCGATCCTCAGCAAGAGCAGCTCCCAGATACGGATGTCCAGCCCGCTGGCGGAGAACGGCAACATCGGCCTCCCGACCTGAGCGTCTGA
- the LOC119208640 gene encoding pituitary adenylate cyclase-activating polypeptide type I receptor isoform X3, with protein sequence MRSYLLTAIFLLPLVASESEHCIIKREHEKCMESMMLRNPAEDLDLVCPWEWDNLTCWQSASVGQVVVVNCPELFHAFMDPEDEMGRISRNCTEEGWSEPFPHYVDVCLFYDNATKPDTYFASVKALYTVGYSTSLVSLTTAMVILCRFRKLHCTRNFIHMNLFVSFILRAISVFIKDGVLYAQEDSDHCFVHTVACKAVMIFFHYCVMSNYFWLFIEGLYLFTLLVETFFPERRYFYWYTIVGWGTPTICVTVWAVLRLHFHDTGCWDTNENTALWWVIKGPVVASIMINFVLFVGIIIILVQKLQSPDIGGNESSIYLRLARSTLLLIPLFGIHYTVFAFSPEDVSKRERLVFELGLGSFQGFVVAVLYCFLNGEFLPEGAVGDQEEMAQLDGEPVLCRGPEAAEAPVAGQQRRERRHSAVDPQQEQLPDTDVQPAGGERQHRPPDLSV encoded by the exons gtggCCTCAGAGTCCGAGCACTGTATTATCAAGCGGGAACATGAGAAGTGCATGGAGAGCATGATGCTGCGCAACCCCGCCGAGGACCTTGATTTAG TGTGTCCGTGGGAGTGGGACAACCTGACCTGCTGGCAGTCGGCCAGCGTCGGCCAAGTCGTGGTGGTCAACTGCCCGGAGCTCTTCCACGCCTTCATGGACCCCGAGGACG agatgGGGAGGATCAGTCGGAactgcacagaggaaggatggtCTGAGCCTTTCCCTCACTACGTGGACGTCTGCCTCTTCTACGACAACGCCACTAAACCC GACACCTACTTTGCCTCGGTCAAGGCGTTGTACACGGTGGGCTACAGCACATCCCTGGTGTCCCTCACCACAGCCATGGTCATCCTCTGCAGGTTCAG gaAGCTCCACTGCACCAGGAACTTCATCCACATGAACCTGTTCGTGTCCTTCATCCTGCGAGCCATCTCGGTCTTCATCAAGGACGGCGTGCTGTACGCCCAGGAGGACAGCGACCACTGCTTCGTACACACA GTGGCGTGTAAAGCAGTGATGATTTTCTTCCATTACTGTGTCATGTCCAACTACTTCTGGCTGTTCATTGAGGGTCTCTATCTCTTTACTCTGCTGGTGGAGACTTTCTTTCCCGAGCGACGTTACTTCTACTGGTACACCATCGTAGGATGGG GAACTCCCACCATCTGTGTCACCGTCTGGGCAGTTCTGAGGCTCCACTTTCACGACACGGG gtGCTGGGATACAAATGAGAACACCGCCCTCTGGTGGGTGATCAAAGGACCGGTGGTGGCTTCCATCATG ataAACTTTGTCCTCTTCGTTGGGATAATCATCATACTGGTGCAGAAGCTGCAGTCCCCGGACATCGGAGGGAACGAATCCAGCATTTACCT gcgtcTGGCGCGCTCGACCCTCCTGCTCATCCCCCTGTTCGGGATCCACTACACCGTGTTCGCATTCTCACCCGAAGACGTGAGCAAGAGGGAGAGACTGGTCTTTGAACTGGGACTGGGATCCTTCCAG ggCTTTGTCGTAGCTGTTCTTTATTGTTTCCTCAACGGAGAG TTTCTCCCTGAAGGTGCAGTCGGAGATCAAGAGGAAATGGCGCAGCTGGACGGTGAACCGGTACTTTGCCGTGGACCTGAAGCAGCAGAGGCACCCGTCGCTGGCCAGCAGCGGCGTGAACGGCGGCACTCAGCTGTCGATCCTCAGCAAGAGCAGCTCCCAGATACGGATGTCCAGCCCGCTGGCGGAGAACGGCAACATCGGCCTCCCGACCTGAGCGTCTGA
- the LOC119208640 gene encoding pituitary adenylate cyclase-activating polypeptide type I receptor isoform X2, with the protein MRSYLLTAIFLLPLVASESEHCIIKREHEKCMESMMLRNPAEDLDLVCPWEWDNLTCWQSASVGQVVVVNCPELFHAFMDPEDEMGRISRNCTEEGWSEPFPHYVDVCLFYDNATKPDTYFASVKALYTVGYSTSLVSLTTAMVILCRFRKLHCTRNFIHMNLFVSFILRAISVFIKDGVLYAQEDSDHCFVHTVACKAVMIFFHYCVMSNYFWLFIEGLYLFTLLVETFFPERRYFYWYTIVGWGTPTICVTVWAVLRLHFHDTGCWDTNENTALWWVIKGPVVASIMINFVLFVGIIIILVQKLQSPDIGGNESSIYLSCAQKCFSEPTQAVQHSCRMSELSTITLRLARSTLLLIPLFGIHYTVFAFSPEDVSKRERLVFELGLGSFQGFVVAVLYCFLNGEVQSEIKRKWRSWTVNRYFAVDLKQQRHPSLASSGVNGGTQLSILSKSSSQIRMSSPLAENGNIGLPT; encoded by the exons gtggCCTCAGAGTCCGAGCACTGTATTATCAAGCGGGAACATGAGAAGTGCATGGAGAGCATGATGCTGCGCAACCCCGCCGAGGACCTTGATTTAG TGTGTCCGTGGGAGTGGGACAACCTGACCTGCTGGCAGTCGGCCAGCGTCGGCCAAGTCGTGGTGGTCAACTGCCCGGAGCTCTTCCACGCCTTCATGGACCCCGAGGACG agatgGGGAGGATCAGTCGGAactgcacagaggaaggatggtCTGAGCCTTTCCCTCACTACGTGGACGTCTGCCTCTTCTACGACAACGCCACTAAACCC GACACCTACTTTGCCTCGGTCAAGGCGTTGTACACGGTGGGCTACAGCACATCCCTGGTGTCCCTCACCACAGCCATGGTCATCCTCTGCAGGTTCAG gaAGCTCCACTGCACCAGGAACTTCATCCACATGAACCTGTTCGTGTCCTTCATCCTGCGAGCCATCTCGGTCTTCATCAAGGACGGCGTGCTGTACGCCCAGGAGGACAGCGACCACTGCTTCGTACACACA GTGGCGTGTAAAGCAGTGATGATTTTCTTCCATTACTGTGTCATGTCCAACTACTTCTGGCTGTTCATTGAGGGTCTCTATCTCTTTACTCTGCTGGTGGAGACTTTCTTTCCCGAGCGACGTTACTTCTACTGGTACACCATCGTAGGATGGG GAACTCCCACCATCTGTGTCACCGTCTGGGCAGTTCTGAGGCTCCACTTTCACGACACGGG gtGCTGGGATACAAATGAGAACACCGCCCTCTGGTGGGTGATCAAAGGACCGGTGGTGGCTTCCATCATG ataAACTTTGTCCTCTTCGTTGGGATAATCATCATACTGGTGCAGAAGCTGCAGTCCCCGGACATCGGAGGGAACGAATCCAGCATTTACCT CAGCTGTGCTCAGAAATGCTTCAGTGAGCCCACACAGGCTGTTCAGCATTCGTGCAGGATGTCAGAGTTATCCACCATCACACT gcgtcTGGCGCGCTCGACCCTCCTGCTCATCCCCCTGTTCGGGATCCACTACACCGTGTTCGCATTCTCACCCGAAGACGTGAGCAAGAGGGAGAGACTGGTCTTTGAACTGGGACTGGGATCCTTCCAG ggCTTTGTCGTAGCTGTTCTTTATTGTTTCCTCAACGGAGAG GTGCAGTCGGAGATCAAGAGGAAATGGCGCAGCTGGACGGTGAACCGGTACTTTGCCGTGGACCTGAAGCAGCAGAGGCACCCGTCGCTGGCCAGCAGCGGCGTGAACGGCGGCACTCAGCTGTCGATCCTCAGCAAGAGCAGCTCCCAGATACGGATGTCCAGCCCGCTGGCGGAGAACGGCAACATCGGCCTCCCGACCTGA
- the LOC119208640 gene encoding pituitary adenylate cyclase-activating polypeptide type I receptor isoform X4 has protein sequence MRSYLLTAIFLLPLVASESEHCIIKREHEKCMESMMLRNPAEDLDLVCPWEWDNLTCWQSASVGQVVVVNCPELFHAFMDPEDEMGRISRNCTEEGWSEPFPHYVDVCLFYDNATKPDTYFASVKALYTVGYSTSLVSLTTAMVILCRFRKLHCTRNFIHMNLFVSFILRAISVFIKDGVLYAQEDSDHCFVHTVACKAVMIFFHYCVMSNYFWLFIEGLYLFTLLVETFFPERRYFYWYTIVGWGTPTICVTVWAVLRLHFHDTGCWDTNENTALWWVIKGPVVASIMINFVLFVGIIIILVQKLQSPDIGGNESSIYLRLARSTLLLIPLFGIHYTVFAFSPEDVSKRERLVFELGLGSFQGFVVAVLYCFLNGEVQSEIKRKWRSWTVNRYFAVDLKQQRHPSLASSGVNGGTQLSILSKSSSQIRMSSPLAENGNIGLPT, from the exons gtggCCTCAGAGTCCGAGCACTGTATTATCAAGCGGGAACATGAGAAGTGCATGGAGAGCATGATGCTGCGCAACCCCGCCGAGGACCTTGATTTAG TGTGTCCGTGGGAGTGGGACAACCTGACCTGCTGGCAGTCGGCCAGCGTCGGCCAAGTCGTGGTGGTCAACTGCCCGGAGCTCTTCCACGCCTTCATGGACCCCGAGGACG agatgGGGAGGATCAGTCGGAactgcacagaggaaggatggtCTGAGCCTTTCCCTCACTACGTGGACGTCTGCCTCTTCTACGACAACGCCACTAAACCC GACACCTACTTTGCCTCGGTCAAGGCGTTGTACACGGTGGGCTACAGCACATCCCTGGTGTCCCTCACCACAGCCATGGTCATCCTCTGCAGGTTCAG gaAGCTCCACTGCACCAGGAACTTCATCCACATGAACCTGTTCGTGTCCTTCATCCTGCGAGCCATCTCGGTCTTCATCAAGGACGGCGTGCTGTACGCCCAGGAGGACAGCGACCACTGCTTCGTACACACA GTGGCGTGTAAAGCAGTGATGATTTTCTTCCATTACTGTGTCATGTCCAACTACTTCTGGCTGTTCATTGAGGGTCTCTATCTCTTTACTCTGCTGGTGGAGACTTTCTTTCCCGAGCGACGTTACTTCTACTGGTACACCATCGTAGGATGGG GAACTCCCACCATCTGTGTCACCGTCTGGGCAGTTCTGAGGCTCCACTTTCACGACACGGG gtGCTGGGATACAAATGAGAACACCGCCCTCTGGTGGGTGATCAAAGGACCGGTGGTGGCTTCCATCATG ataAACTTTGTCCTCTTCGTTGGGATAATCATCATACTGGTGCAGAAGCTGCAGTCCCCGGACATCGGAGGGAACGAATCCAGCATTTACCT gcgtcTGGCGCGCTCGACCCTCCTGCTCATCCCCCTGTTCGGGATCCACTACACCGTGTTCGCATTCTCACCCGAAGACGTGAGCAAGAGGGAGAGACTGGTCTTTGAACTGGGACTGGGATCCTTCCAG ggCTTTGTCGTAGCTGTTCTTTATTGTTTCCTCAACGGAGAG GTGCAGTCGGAGATCAAGAGGAAATGGCGCAGCTGGACGGTGAACCGGTACTTTGCCGTGGACCTGAAGCAGCAGAGGCACCCGTCGCTGGCCAGCAGCGGCGTGAACGGCGGCACTCAGCTGTCGATCCTCAGCAAGAGCAGCTCCCAGATACGGATGTCCAGCCCGCTGGCGGAGAACGGCAACATCGGCCTCCCGACCTGA